A window of Marinobacter sp. es.042 genomic DNA:
GATTTCGTATTGAATACCCCCGCAGAGACAACTACCTGTTTGCTTCATTCATGCACCTCCTTGTGTGATAACGCTTTTGTTCAGCGGCGACCTTTTTGTAGCGAAGCGGAGAAAAGGGCGTCCGGTGGAGGGCCTTCAGGCCCGGAACAAACTGCAACAACTGGTTAGAGACTTGTACAGTCAAGGATCGAATCGGCCGCTAACCAGTGGTACTCGAACGCAGGCAACTCTTTTGCTTGATCGAGTCTGAGCGGCGTCTGCCTCTTTGCGGCTTTGATGCAGCCCCTGGCTCAACGTATAGGTATCCGCATACTCAAGGACATTAACAAAAATGCTCTCAACTGGATCAAGCTGGCCATCACGAAATTCAACACGCAAGCAGGATATGCGATCGGTTCTCTGCTTCGCGGCTACATCTGCTTCTGCGCGAGTAGCATGGTAATGGCTTATTGTGTATCCGCCTGCATGTTTGTAAATGTTCAGGTAAAAGTACTTTGGTCCAGTCATGACTGTTCTCCAATGAATTTACCTCTAACGCCAGCGACAGGAGCGTCCCTTGACCGCATTGGTTATGTGTTTGCTTCATGATAGGGCCATGTGCCTAAAAACCATCAAACTCGCAAAAAACCAAATCCCGAAACCTACTGTTAGCATCGACTTGAGAAGACCCGATCTCTTTGGTGGCACACAATTCTGGCAAGGTAAATTTTCCACCAACTGAGCCCCACATGTAACGCACAATCCACTCTGTTTACGATAGCTTCGCCTCAATATGAGGAAAAACCATATTGGCAGTAATAAGGCCCAAGGTGCGAGGATTAAGTACTGCCAAATCATCAACTCTCATCCAACACATAACGCTGAGCTAAGCGGCGCCCTGACAAGGGCGTCCGGTGGACGGCCGACAGGCCGGGAACAACCTTAAGCGGCTTGTTATATTTTGCTGGCTTCGGCTTCCGGCTCTCGTCCACCACGCAGCACCAAATATAGCAGCGGCCCCGCAGATACAAACACCGCTGTAAGAACGAAAAACGGGATAAGATAGCCCAATCCTTTGCCGCGGCTTTTCGCATCTTGGTACATCCAAACGCAAGCCAGAGCGGCGAGAATATAGAGATCGATGACGACCTGGGCGGTGTCTGGGCTCGACATGAGTTGTGCACCAAAAGCCAAAAGCGACTGCTCGGCGCCTGCCATAACCCAAAACGTGAAACCCATGAACAAGCAAAGAACGACTAGGGGTAACGTAGATACTCTCATGCTCTTCCTTGGTTGAGGTTTAAGAAATATAACGTTTGCAGCATGCGCGCCCACGGAACGGAACCGAAGGCGCAATGTAGTGGGCGTCGCCGTGCCTGCACTGGTTAGTGGTAGGCTGTAAGTAGGTTTTACCCATGGCACCGATTATTCCGGCAGCTTAAACTACATAAACATCTACCTGCGCTCTTTAACTAACAAAAAAATCATTATTATTGAGTAAATAACCGAGACCTGAATCATCTTGTCGGTCAAAGTTGAATACGTCCGCTCCGCGGCTTCCTCGAACTCATCGATACCATATATTTTTTCTTCCCTGAACCTGAGCGCGGCTATTCTTCTGCCCTCTGTTAAACGTACCTGAACTTCATCAAAATAATCCACCTGGTACCAAAAGCCTCTCGCATTTGAATTCTGAAGAGCGATAGGGTACTCAGTGCCATTACTATCAATGTAGAAAGAACCTTGCGGCGTCCTTCTTTTTCCATCTACAACCATTGTCTGCCAGTTTGAATATTCACCCAAATCTTCTGAGCCAGACCTGATAAACATTAGAAGCAGTATCAACCCTATAAAAATAAATGAAAAAAGAGGCTTCAGTGAGTTCGAAGTCTTTTGGTTTGCCTTTTTATAAAGAGCATAGCGGCTCATCCAGAGCTCCTTTAAAACCCCGATCACTAACGCCGAAGCACAGCGGCGACCTTGGAGTGGCGACGAAGGAGCCACGTAAAGGGCGTCCGGCGGCCACAGGCCGCGAACTGCTGCGCCTTGTTAAAGGTTATTGAGGACAGCTCTCGACCTATGAGCCTGTAAAAATTGAAATACACCGAACCCAACCAATAAAGCGACCGGCAAGTTCGAGCTGTCCATATCTGTGTGTAAAAAGCTGGCAACCGCCATGCAAAATGCTGCGCCTAGAATGTACTCGTGAGGCCCATAGCTGTAGTTGAACCTCAATGACTTTCCAAAAAGCTTTGAGCCAAAATCGACGGGAATCTTCCACTCTTCGGCTTGGTTGATAGCGAACCGGTTTACTTTGGCACGCAAAAATGACCAATAGACGATTTCCTCACCCGGTAATGCAATAACTCGAAAAGCCCTGCCTGTTCCTGCTGTGACTTGATCTATACGCAGGCCAGTGACCTCCGAGAGATCGCCAATTCTCATTGTTCCGTCCAAGAATTGCTTCCGTGCCATAGTTCCTGTCTACCTTTAACGCCGAAGCACAGCGGCGACCTTGGAGTGGCGACGAAGGAGCCACGGAAAGGGCGTCCGGCGGCCATCGGCCGCGAACTGCTGCGCCTTGTTATGATGGGGTGACCCACCACCTAGCTCTTGTGGGGTGTCTGAAAGAGTTCAAAAAAATCGCCGGCAGAAAACAGCGTCATCACCCCAAGAGAACCAAAAACTAAGAAGATACCACCAGCATACACACGCCATGCATACTGCCCGATACCGTCATTGTGGTTACCAGCAGCAATCCAAAGCCGAACCGCACTATAAGGAAACCAAAAATATAGAACTGCAACTATTGGGATCATCGTGAACGCTGGTAAAACCCAAATTGCGACCTCTGGCGATACGACACTAGCGTAACGGACCAACAATTTTGGTATGACAAAAGCCGCCAACACCAGCCAAATGAACAGATAAACCGAATACAGCAAGTGCTCAATGAAAAATATATGAACAGGCTTCCTTGTCACATTCATAGAAAATCACTCATAACGCCTGTGGTAATGGGCGGCTACGGAGCGCAGCGCAGTAGGCGTCCCGTTGACCACTTGGTTAAATTTCGTTGAGGACCAGCTCTGAGAAATACAGAAACCCCGTGTTCTCCAACTGTGCAGAACATGATGGTTTATAAGTCCCACTTTCGTAAGCCTTCGCTGTGGAGTCCAGGTGCCGAAGATATTTTCTCTCAGCCTTTTCCAGTGATGCTTCAGATAACTTTTCATCTAGTTCTGAGGTCACACGAATGAAAAGATCTTGCCACTTCTCCGCAGCTCTCGGCTTCCCACAAATTTCTTCAGTCACCGTCATAACCGCCATTTGCGCAGAAAAAGCTTCGAACGCTTTGGCCATCGGACCTTTCATTTGGCTTGCGATTCTCGCCATTTCTGTGGGAGCAGACTTCTCCTCTTTCGAGAGGCCATCAACGTACTCTTTCAGTTTGGAGTGACCGGCGGGATCGCTTAAGAGCATATCCATTTCACGATTTACTCGTGAGGCGATCGCCGCTTGACGAACAAGTTCTTGCCGTTGGCTTTCGATTGTTTCCATCAAGGCGGCGTAATCAAAACCAAGCTGGGCGTCGATGTAGTTCTGAATATATTCACCCCCATTTTCTTCGCTATCTGAAGATGAACAGGCGGTGAGTACTAATGCCAAGAAAACTGAGGAAAACGTCCGTGTATATCGATTCACTCTCAACTCCGATCAAGAATTTAACGCGGAAATAAGCGGCGGCCCGACAGGGGCGTCCGGTGGACGGCCGTCAGGCCGGGAACGAACTTAATTGACTGGTTAAAGGCAGGTACTGTCGCTGCCTGATCCCTGGCACTGACCATGACGGCCTACTCCGTTACCTTGCACCGGCTAGCGCCGATACCGTTTGTTTGAAACCACCGCCAATGTTGCGGTGGATGAACCTGACACCAAAGGTACCAGATCCTGACTGAATTTTCGGCGGACAGCCCGGAGCGGCGAACACCTGACTTAATGCCAACACCGTTGACGATTGCAGCAACCAAATCGGACGCGGATTCGACGGCCTTGGTGCTCACCAGATGAAACGGGTCTGGTTGCCAAGCCCGGCACCAAGGCCACTGGCACACAGCCACCCAAAAGGACCGAAGCCTTTGCCATTAACGCCTTGGCTTTGCGGCGTGACGGAGCGCCAGCGTAGGAACGTCCGCCAACAGCAATTTGTTAAGCATTTTATGATTTAATAGCTTTGTGCAATCTACCTTTGTTTCCTTTGAAAAGGCAGCGTGCCTCGAACTTTTTGAAATACTTGGCCGCTTTCGACGCTTCCACTGTTAACTCTCCCAACTTATGCCCGGACGAGTTTTTAATATCACTATGTGTAGGCTGCCATTTGTAGTGAATAAAGGCATTACGAGCTTCAGAAACCTTCTTGATCGTTTTTAAATAATTAGCGTTAAATGTTGGCAGTCCTAAAACCTCAAGCACCCATGTTAACTTTCCTTCAAGGTTTACGGTACGCAGTATGCCTTTGGTAACATTAGCACTGAGATCTGACCTATGGAGTGTGGTACCGATAATCCGGTTAATTGTGTGCTCGTAATACGTCGCGTAGAACATCAGCGCTAGCTCGAAGCTTCCTTCATTAGTGAAATTCTCTGCGTTTGGAAGCAGTTTATCCCGATGATCAATCGAGATTTTAATTTCCGGAAGACCTTCTAGAAGCGACACAACTTTTGAGCGTAGTGCCTCTCCATCCTTCAAGTCCTCGGCGGTCAGCTTTCCAGACGCAAGCAACCCCTCGTAAATCTTGCGAATAACGCTATTTAAATGCCGTCTTTCTTCCTTTGATTCCATCACACATTACTGCTCTATTAGTGCTTAACGCTGAAATAAGCGGCGGCCCGACAGGGGCGTCCGGTGGAGGCCGCAGGCCGGAACGTACTTAATTGACTGGTTAAATTCAGCCTGACTGATTGCCATAGAGCCTTGCCCCGTAAACGATGTGCACATAGAAAAGAAGCGGCACAAAAATCAGAATCGCCAAACCCACGATCCCCTGATGCTCCAGAGATTGTCGATACGTCGGTTTGATAGCTCCAAGGGAAACTACGTAAAAAACAAGTCTCGACACTTGAATGAAGGGCCAAGCCACGACCAGAAAGAGTATCCACAGCACCGAAGCAACAACAAAAGCTTGGGCAAGTGACTCCAGCGTGCTGACGAATCCCGAACTATTGTCTTGCACAGGCTCCCTCAAATTTAACGCTAGCCATAAGCGGCGCCCGACTAGGGCGTCCGGTGGAGGGCCATCGGCCCGGAACAACCTTCATGGCCTTGTTAGGCCTTAAACGTAAACAAGCAATGCTGGCGCATACGCAGACCAGTAAAGAGCGACTGTACCCGCAAAGCTCATGGAAATTGCGGCGAATGGCAACCATTTGGATGCGCGAAACAGTGCTGAAAAGGCCAAACCGAGACACAGAATAGGCAATACCACCCACCACTGAATCGTCCGGAAAACAAACTCCGAGTAAGCAGTCTGCTCTACACCAAAGCTATACCAGAGTTGCGTAAATGACTTGGCGGCCTCTGGTTGGTTTAGCGCATAGATAAAGTAGGACTGCGCAAACACGAAGAACAGAATGAACGACCAAAAAAACAGCTTCTTCATACTATGACCTAACGCAAAAACGAAGCGGCGCGTCTCACGCGTCCGCCTTCCGTGTCTTGTTAAATTCCGGACTAGCGTACGCCGCTTGGTTTTTCCTCAATCCGAGCATTACCAATAACCCCAATGCCATTCCGATTGGAAAGGCTTTCAATGAAACTAAAGCGGCTAAAATGCCAGCGATCTTACCCCATCGCTGCTTTGTAAGGAGCCCAATTCCGCCAACCGTATAAATCATCCCCCCCAGCAGCACATAGGCGTCAAACTTGGACCAAGTACTACTGATAGGCACTTCAAAATCAACAATAGCAGCCACTTGATAATTCTTACTGATCAACCACCATAGATCTTGCATACCATTAAACAGCCAATAAGCCGCAACTACTTTTACAATGATCAACAAGAGTCCGTTCCGCTCCTGAGATGAAATAATCTCTTCACC
This region includes:
- a CDS encoding DUF2834 domain-containing protein, producing MRVSTLPLVVLCLFMGFTFWVMAGAEQSLLAFGAQLMSSPDTAQVVIDLYILAALACVWMYQDAKSRGKGLGYLIPFFVLTAVFVSAGPLLYLVLRGGREPEAEASKI